GAATAGCTATTTCTATCTCCTTACCAGGAGTAGAACCAGGCGTATCTAAAAAAGAAAAAATTTGATATCCAATAAATCCAATAACACAAATAAATATAACAAAAATAATTAATAATAGCTTAAGCCATAAGCTTGAGGAGTTGCCAGGTGGTGGTCCTGAATATTCGAACTCTCCAGTATTAAAACTCATACTTGAACACGCTCACTTTCAGATTGGTCCAAAAATGATTGTAAAATACGAACAGCAGCCTGTTGATCAAGAACAGATTTTATCTTATTTTTTCTGTAACCGACAGACTGAAGATCCAACTTTGCTTCGTAACTACTCAATATTTCTTTCATTAAAAAGACAGGAAGCATTATTTTATGTTTCAATCGTTTGATAAAATTTCTGACCTGACGTGTAATAAGTGTTTCTGAGTTATCAAATAAAACAGGTAAGCCTACAACTAGTGCATCTGGAGACTCTACATAAATTAGTTCAACTAATTTTATAAAAAACTCTTTTTGTGTTGTCATTATAATTGATTGTTTTGGAAAAGCAAAAACCCCCATAGAGTCACTAACAGCTATCCCTGTATATTTTGTTCCATAATCAATAGCAACATATTTCATAATCTGTTATTAGCTTATGACTTCAATTGAAGCAAGTCATTATCAATCTTTGGTATAACACCAGCTAGATAATAGAATAATAAAAAAATCTCATTATACAATTATACTAACCACCCCTAACAATAAATAACTATTTTATTCGTTAATAGTTATAAATAATTGGATTTTTATAATTTAAAATTAAACTCTATGTATATAACAATTTACAACTGCTATTCTTCACGTTAAACTTATATTGTTAGGGGAGCCTAAATGACAAACAAGGCTGAGAGTGGGATGGACCCTGACCCTTGGAACCTGATGTAGTTAATACTACCGTAGGGATAGCATAATAGTTAACTATTTATGTATGATAATCAAACGTCCATCCACAAATTGGACGTTTTTTACTTATATCTATCTTTAGGATAATATTATGAATATCACAGTAAATGGAAAACCTATTATATGTAATGAACAAAGTACTATTACAGACCTTCTTCTCCAACTACAACTTTCATCTGATACTGTTATTATAGAAAAAAATAAAGAACTTATTCCTACTAAACATTTCTCTTCAACAATCCTGGAAGAAAAAGACACTCTTGAACTCTTACATTTTGTTGGGGGAGGTTAAAAAGCTTTATATAGACTATAGAACTCTTTTTTATTGTAATATGTTGGAGTAATAATGCAAGATGATACTTTTCAGCTCGGGAATGTTAAATTAAAAAGTCGATTATTCCTTGGAACAGGGAAATATGGTAATGATGCTATAATACCTGATATTATTAAATCCTCTGGAGCTGAAGTTATAACAGTAGCACTACGACGTGTGGAACTAGACAATAAGAAAGAAAATTTTCTTTCTTATATTCCTCGTACAATACAACTACTTCCCAATACCTCAGGAGCACGAAATGCTAATGAGGCTATACGGATAGCTCGTATGGCACAAGCTGCTGGCTGTGGAAACTGGATAAAAATTGAAGTTATCTCAGATTCTAGGTACCTTCTTCCTGATGGATATGATACAGCAAAAGCAACTGAAGTTCTTGCTAATGATGGATTTATTGTATTACCATATATGAATCCTGATCTCTATGTTGCTCGAGATCTTGCTAATGCAGGTGCAGCAGCAATAATGCCTTTAGGTGCTCCTATTGGCACAAATAGAGGATTAATGACAAAAGAAATGATTCAAATACTTATTGAAGAAATAAAACTTCCAATTATTGTTGATGCAGGGATAGGCAAACCTTCTCAAGCTTGTGAAGCAATGGAGTTAGGAGCTGCAGCTTGTTTAGTTAATACTGCTATAGCTACATCTGATGATCCTATACTCATGGCTAAAGCATTTGGGAATGCAATACAAGCAGGAAGAGAAGCATGGCTTGCAAAAACAGGACCTGTTCTTACAGGCAAAGCTTCTGCATCTTCCCCTTTAACAGGTTTTTTAGATGACTCCTATTAATTCTTTCTATCATACATTATGCAAGTGGCCTCCTAACCAAATACAGAACATGTTCAACTCTGTTACAGAGTCACAAGTATCGCATACATTAAATCTAGCAGAAAGAGGTCTATCACTCTCCATAGAACACTTATTAATATTACTATCGCCTACTGCAACTTCTTTTCTAGAAAAAATGGCTTCTATTGCTCAAGAACAGACAATCCGATATTTTGGAAAAACTATACAACTTTTTACTCCTCTCTACCTCTCTAATTTTTGCATAAATAATTGTAAATATTGTAGTTTTAGCGCAACTAACCGTATAAAAAGAATACAGTTAACAATTGAAGAAATCGAAAAAGAAGCTGCTGCTATTGCTGCAACTGGGCTTAGACATATTTTACTCTTAACAGGTGATGCTCCATCTAAAGCAACTATAGCTTATCTTAAAGAAGCTATTCAATGTCTTAATAACTATTTTCCTAGCGTAGGAATCGAAATTTATGCCATTGAAAAAAAAGAATACGAATTGCTTGAATGTACTGGAGTAGATTCTATGACGTTATTTCAAGAAACATATAACGAAAAACGTTATATGGCACTTCATACTAAGGGAACTAAACAAAATTTCCGTTTTCGTTTAGAAGCACAAAGTAGAGCTGCATCTGCAGGCATTCGCTTTATAACACTTGGTGCACTATTAGGCCTAGACCACTGGTGGAGAGATATATTTTATGTAGGCCTCCATGCAAATTGGTTACAAAATGAATATCCTGGAGTGGATCTTACTATCTCTGTACCTCGGATACGCCCTCATGAAGGATATTTCTCTGATTACTATCCTGTATCTGATAAAAACCTTGTACAAGCTATTCAAGCTATACGACTATTTTTACCAACATCTGGTATTATTCTTTCAACACGCGAAAAACCCTCTCTCAGAGATAGATTAATATCTCTTAGTGTTACAAAAATGTCTGCAGGAGTTTCTACTGCTGTAGGAGGGCATACTGATCATCATATAGCAAAAGATAATATTGCCCAATTCGAAATTGCAGATACACGCTCTGTAGAGCAAATAATTACAGCAATAAAAGCAAAAGGTTATCAACCTATTTTTAAAAACTGGATAAAATTATCTAATGCACCTATGCATTAAAGGAATAACATGTCTACCTTTCATTGGAAAAATGTTATGGATGAGCACTTACCTGAATCACTGCAAACAAAGCTTTCTAATGCTACTATAGGTATAGCAGGTGCTGGAGGACTAGGTTCAAACTGTGCGGTATTACTTACCCGAACAGGAATAGGTCATTTAGTCATTGTTGATCATGATATTGTTAGTGTTTCTAATCTTAACAGGCAACAGTATTTACCATCTCATATTGGTATGCCAAAAGTTGAAGCACTAAAAGAAGTTCTTCTTAACATTAATCCTGGGTTAAAACTTACAATATATCAACAATACATGAATCCTAACAATATCTTAACTCTATTTGAAGACTGTCAGTTTGTTATAGAAGCAGTAGACAATGCTATCACTAAAAAAATGCTTGTAGAAACACTTATTACTGTAGATTATACTGTTATATCTGCATCAGGTGTTGCAGGATGGGGTGGGCTACCTATGACACAAAAACAGCTAGGCAAAAAACTCTTAGTAGTTGGAGATCATACCTATGGAGTATCTTCTATAAATCCTCCACTAGCCCCTCGTGTTAATATGGCTGCTAGTATGCAGGCAGATGCTATACTTTGTGCACTGCTCAATACTAAAAACGACTAATATCTATCAATACCCTTTACCTATCTTATTAAAAGATTATATTAAACTATAGTCTTATTAGGCTGTAACATAGCTAATGCCAGATTCTTTTCATCTTGCATTCTACGTAGTGCAGATGCTTGTATTTCAGCTGTTGAAGAGCCAAAAAGTGTACCTCTCAACTCATAAATACTTTTAATAAGTTGTTGTTCCTCTTGGTCACCAATAGATTGTCCTTCAGAAATACCAACCATATTAGCAGACTGAGTAAAAATTCTTACAGCACCTGAAGGTCCATGCTGAACTGCTGTACTCCATAAAACTTCATGCATTGCTGGAGACAAAGATTCTACTTCATATCCTGCTGCTTTAATACCTTTTAAGGCAGGTTGATAATGACTTTCAGAAATAAAACGTTTTTGTAAATCCTCAAAAAGTTCGGGTTGTTCTTGAGCTATAGATCTCCATACTTGCGGCATTTTCCCATCACGACTACCAGTGTCAGCAGGTCCTGCACTTTTTAACCGTGCTGCTATATTAGGATTTTCTCTCTCAAGAAACTTTATAAATTGATCCATACTTCCTGGCTTTGATGCTATTTGATACTTCCCATATGAAGTTCCACCAGTTCGATCATAACCTATAGCAGAAATACCTTCATTTCCAGATTCAAATCGAGCAGAAAGCTGCCCTATCCTTGTTTCATTTTGTATAGTTTTATTTAGAGTTATATTAGCTGTATTTAATTCTGTTTTACTTCTACTTATTGTCTGTTGAGTATTCATTCCCCCATGTTTTCTATTTAATGCTATATTACGGGCAGAAAAAATAATATCTCTTTTGGCATCAAGAGGAATCCCTTTACTAAAAGGGATCCCTTTATTTTCTTTATGAAGTGGTATCCCAGATACAGCTTGAGTTAATGGTACACTATTTTTATGTTGTTGATTTTGAGGTAATATAGACTGCATCACCATTTCATTTTGCTGATGTTGAGCCTCTCCCATTGCCAATCCATTAGCAAAAAGGCGAGAAATTACATTTAACCCTTTTGTATCTTTACTATTTTCTTGAGTTTCTACTGTTACTTCAGAAGTTTTTCCAACCATTTCTGAAAAAGATTCATTGTCAATTTTTTGTCCTGAAGTTCTCTTAAAGACTTTCGCATGTTCTGGTGATGTACCGCCAAGAATAAATGGTGACTTGGCTATAGACATATAATCCCCCAAAAGATGATATTCTTATACATTAGAATTTAACATGCAAATTTTAGGCCTTAATATATAACTTAGTATAAAAATAGATTATAATCCCTTACTTACCTTCTTATAAAATTTGTGCTCAAGAATGGTTACTCTCCATAAACCAAGAACACCTGCTAAAGAAAGCCCTCCTAATAGTGCTAACCAAAAACCAGTTACTCCCATTGGCTCAACAAACCAATTTGTTCTCCCAAGGATGTATCCTACAGGTATTGCAAAAAACCAATAAGCAAAAAGTGTTATATAGAACACTGTCTTTGTATCTTTATATCCTTTAATAATACCCATTGTGATTGCTTGTAATGCTTCAAAGCATTGATTGATAGCAGTAAAAATCATTAAAGAAGTTGCTACTTTTAATACTTCAACATCATTATTATAGATTCCTGCTATTTCATAACGAAGTGTAAGAATAAATATAATAGAGCATAATGCAATAAATAATCCCAAACTTAGAGAGACAAAGCTGACACAATGTAACATTTCATATGAATGCCTGCCAATACTATAACCTGTACGAATTGTAGCAGTAATAGCAAGCGAAAATGGAATCATAAAAAGAAGTGCACTAAAATTTAGTGCTATTTCATGTCCTGCAATAATTGTAACACCTAGAGGAGCAACCAATAAAGCAATAATAGCAAAAGATGTTACTTCAAAAAAAACACCAAGAGCTCCAGGGAAACCAATACGTAACAATTGCCATTGTGTTTTTTTATCTATCCATTCAACCCAATTTTTAAACGATAAAAATCTTCGAACATCTGGTAGAGTCATTGCATAACAAAAAATAACAAAAAACATTACCCAATATACTATACCTGTAGCAAAGCCTGATCCAACACCACCAAGAGCAGGTAGACCACACTTACCAAAAATAAAAATATAGTTTAAGGGAACATTAAAAAGAAGGCCTATAAAACCTCCAATCATTGATGGCCTCATAAATGCCATACCTTCAAAATAACACCGGATAACAACAAAATATAAAAAGCCTGGAGTTCCCCAGGCAATAGCCCTTAAATATTGACCTGAAAGATCAGCTAATTGTTCCTCTAATCCTAATTTCCCCATCTGAAAAGAAAGAATATATGCAATAAAGAACAATGGTAAAGATAAAAAAGTAGCAAGCCATATCCCCTGACGTAGGACATGACCAATATGTTCAGTGTATCCTTCACCTCTCCACTGTGAAATAACCGGATGTAATGCCTGTAGTATCCCTTGAAAAAAAAGAATTAAAGGAACCCATATAGAACTACCTAAAGCAACAGCAGCCATATCCATGGCACTTACATATCCTGTCATAACCATATCAACAAATCCCATTGCAGTCATAAATATTTGTGCAAGGACTATTGGAATAGTAAGTTGAATTTGAGTTTTTAACTCTCTAAAATAATACTGTTTTTTCATCACACACTATTTAAAGAAGAAATTAAGAGGAATGGAATATAATATCCATACCTCTTAATATTACTATATTTTTCAATGAATTCAATAAAAAGATATTGATAAAATCCCATTCAGCTAGTTTAACTATCAATAGGTTCATCTGGTTGGCGTTTACGTCCTACTGTCAGTAATGTTATCCCACATAATACACTAAATGTGATCGCAATAATATTTGACAAGTCATAAGAAATACCAAATCCCATATTTTCCTCAAAACAAATATAAGATACACAGACTGCTGTCATAAACATTGCAGGAACAGTAGCAATCCAATGAAAACGTTCACGATGGAGTAAGTAGGCTGCTGCAGCCCAAAGAACAATTGCCGCAAGTGTCTGATTAGCCCAACCAAAATATCTCCAAAGAATTCCAAAAGACATAAAATTCAGAGCAACACCAATAGCAAAAATAGGAATTGTAAGTAGTAGACGATTTTTACCTGATGCCTGATCAAAACCAAATGCATCAGCAATTGTTAATCTTGCAGAGCGAAAAGCTGTATCACCTGATGTAATTGGGAGTATAACCACACCAAGAATCGCTAAGGTACCTCCAACTGTTCCCAACAAAACTTTTGAAACCTCGTCAACAACAAGTGCTGCATTACCTTCAGGACCTAGTGCAGCAGCTAATGCTGAAGAATTTTCATAGAAAGACATTCCTAACGTAACCCAAATAAGTGCAATGACACCTTCGGCTATCATTGCTCCAAAAAATACAGGCCGGCCATATCTTTCGTTAGGAAGACATCTTGCCATCATGGGAGATTGAGTAGCATGAAAACCACTTAATGCCCCACAAGCAATTGTAATAAAAACCATAGGCCAAATAGGTAATCCTGCAGGATGTTGGTTAATCAAGTTAATACTTGGAT
The sequence above is drawn from the Lawsonia intracellularis PHE/MN1-00 genome and encodes:
- the ruvX gene encoding Holliday junction resolvase RuvX gives rise to the protein MKYVAIDYGTKYTGIAVSDSMGVFAFPKQSIIMTTQKEFFIKLVELIYVESPDALVVGLPVLFDNSETLITRQVRNFIKRLKHKIMLPVFLMKEILSSYEAKLDLQSVGYRKNKIKSVLDQQAAVRILQSFLDQSESERVQV
- the thiS gene encoding sulfur carrier protein ThiS, which produces MNITVNGKPIICNEQSTITDLLLQLQLSSDTVIIEKNKELIPTKHFSSTILEEKDTLELLHFVGGG
- a CDS encoding thiazole synthase, encoding MQDDTFQLGNVKLKSRLFLGTGKYGNDAIIPDIIKSSGAEVITVALRRVELDNKKENFLSYIPRTIQLLPNTSGARNANEAIRIARMAQAAGCGNWIKIEVISDSRYLLPDGYDTAKATEVLANDGFIVLPYMNPDLYVARDLANAGAAAIMPLGAPIGTNRGLMTKEMIQILIEEIKLPIIVDAGIGKPSQACEAMELGAAACLVNTAIATSDDPILMAKAFGNAIQAGREAWLAKTGPVLTGKASASSPLTGFLDDSY
- the thiH gene encoding 2-iminoacetate synthase ThiH → MTPINSFYHTLCKWPPNQIQNMFNSVTESQVSHTLNLAERGLSLSIEHLLILLSPTATSFLEKMASIAQEQTIRYFGKTIQLFTPLYLSNFCINNCKYCSFSATNRIKRIQLTIEEIEKEAAAIAATGLRHILLLTGDAPSKATIAYLKEAIQCLNNYFPSVGIEIYAIEKKEYELLECTGVDSMTLFQETYNEKRYMALHTKGTKQNFRFRLEAQSRAASAGIRFITLGALLGLDHWWRDIFYVGLHANWLQNEYPGVDLTISVPRIRPHEGYFSDYYPVSDKNLVQAIQAIRLFLPTSGIILSTREKPSLRDRLISLSVTKMSAGVSTAVGGHTDHHIAKDNIAQFEIADTRSVEQIITAIKAKGYQPIFKNWIKLSNAPMH
- the thiF gene encoding sulfur carrier protein ThiS adenylyltransferase ThiF, which produces MSTFHWKNVMDEHLPESLQTKLSNATIGIAGAGGLGSNCAVLLTRTGIGHLVIVDHDIVSVSNLNRQQYLPSHIGMPKVEALKEVLLNINPGLKLTIYQQYMNPNNILTLFEDCQFVIEAVDNAITKKMLVETLITVDYTVISASGVAGWGGLPMTQKQLGKKLLVVGDHTYGVSSINPPLAPRVNMAASMQADAILCALLNTKND
- a CDS encoding MATE family efflux transporter, producing MKKQYYFRELKTQIQLTIPIVLAQIFMTAMGFVDMVMTGYVSAMDMAAVALGSSIWVPLILFFQGILQALHPVISQWRGEGYTEHIGHVLRQGIWLATFLSLPLFFIAYILSFQMGKLGLEEQLADLSGQYLRAIAWGTPGFLYFVVIRCYFEGMAFMRPSMIGGFIGLLFNVPLNYIFIFGKCGLPALGGVGSGFATGIVYWVMFFVIFCYAMTLPDVRRFLSFKNWVEWIDKKTQWQLLRIGFPGALGVFFEVTSFAIIALLVAPLGVTIIAGHEIALNFSALLFMIPFSLAITATIRTGYSIGRHSYEMLHCVSFVSLSLGLFIALCSIIFILTLRYEIAGIYNNDVEVLKVATSLMIFTAINQCFEALQAITMGIIKGYKDTKTVFYITLFAYWFFAIPVGYILGRTNWFVEPMGVTGFWLALLGGLSLAGVLGLWRVTILEHKFYKKVSKGL
- a CDS encoding carbon starvation protein A; protein product: MSSIVYFFLSLIALFLGYIIYGKVVERIFGADYSRVTPVYKMFDGVDYVKMGPFKIFLIQLLNIAGLGPVFGPILGALYGPIALFWVVIGSIFGGAVHDYFSGMMSLRYNGKSVPDIVGYNLGSTIRILMQVFSVVLLILVGVVFVAGPAGLLEKLTGIDAMFFVSIIFAYYFLAMILPIDKLIGLIYPYFALLLVFMAIGLLVMLIVKGYPFYPSINLINQHPAGLPIWPMVFITIACGALSGFHATQSPMMARCLPNERYGRPVFFGAMIAEGVIALIWVTLGMSFYENSSALAAALGPEGNAALVVDEVSKVLLGTVGGTLAILGVVILPITSGDTAFRSARLTIADAFGFDQASGKNRLLLTIPIFAIGVALNFMSFGILWRYFGWANQTLAAIVLWAAAAYLLHRERFHWIATVPAMFMTAVCVSYICFEENMGFGISYDLSNIIAITFSVLCGITLLTVGRKRQPDEPIDS